Proteins from a genomic interval of Enterococcus faecium:
- a CDS encoding PTS transporter subunit EIIC gives METTMNPEQMVLSEQIHMLIEQLGGKDNIDSVLPCATRLRIKLKKQPVANAEKLKQQIPSIKYFILLDRYAEIIMDQGLAPAYKELTRQIDHSAPKEKLNPIEKLFGLISEIFTPIIPLFAGSGILKGLVVLATTIGWLSETSGTYHILSAASNAVFYFLPIFLAFSAAKTFKVNGYIAAVIAAALIEPNLTSLLSDSGKAATDFLGIPVVLMQYTSTVMPAILGIFFYSFVEKFLKKYIRENMQLVFVPLLSLVITVPLTLMVFGPAGVYLGEGLAAAITWMMDINGPISGAIIAGGWNILVIFGIQWAVNPVMISNISAYGFDRIVPLTGAANFGMAGAALGVFLRSKRSKTRSISGSAFASILLAGVTEPTVYGIAIPLKKPFVAACIGAAAGGAVMGFAQVKAIAFVFGSLTTLPAFISGTFFWYLAGLAVSLVVAMITTLVSGFDEDLMSYE, from the coding sequence ATGGAAACGACAATGAATCCTGAACAGATGGTACTGTCCGAGCAGATTCATATGCTGATTGAACAGTTGGGAGGAAAAGACAATATTGATTCTGTCCTTCCATGTGCGACTCGGCTTCGTATCAAATTGAAAAAACAGCCAGTAGCCAATGCAGAAAAATTAAAACAGCAAATCCCTTCCATTAAGTATTTCATTTTACTCGATAGATATGCAGAAATAATCATGGATCAGGGATTGGCTCCTGCTTACAAGGAATTGACGCGTCAAATCGATCATTCAGCTCCGAAAGAAAAGCTAAATCCGATCGAAAAACTATTTGGTTTGATATCGGAAATCTTTACGCCGATCATTCCGCTGTTTGCCGGTTCTGGTATATTAAAAGGTCTGGTTGTTTTAGCGACTACGATTGGCTGGCTTAGTGAAACAAGCGGAACTTATCATATTTTGTCTGCTGCGTCGAATGCCGTCTTTTATTTTCTGCCAATCTTTCTTGCTTTTTCTGCTGCCAAAACGTTTAAAGTGAATGGATATATTGCGGCTGTCATTGCTGCAGCACTGATTGAACCGAATCTGACCTCTTTACTTTCAGACAGTGGCAAAGCAGCTACTGATTTTCTGGGGATTCCTGTAGTACTGATGCAGTATACGTCTACTGTCATGCCGGCGATTTTAGGTATTTTCTTTTATTCTTTTGTTGAAAAATTCCTCAAAAAATATATTCGCGAAAATATGCAATTAGTATTTGTACCTTTACTTTCATTAGTTATCACGGTTCCTTTGACGTTAATGGTATTCGGGCCTGCGGGTGTTTACCTTGGCGAAGGTTTAGCTGCCGCAATTACTTGGATGATGGATATTAACGGACCGATCAGTGGCGCAATCATCGCTGGTGGTTGGAATATTTTGGTAATATTTGGTATCCAATGGGCTGTAAACCCTGTCATGATCAGTAATATCTCTGCTTATGGGTTCGACCGAATCGTTCCGTTGACAGGAGCAGCCAATTTTGGAATGGCTGGTGCAGCTTTAGGTGTATTTCTGCGAAGTAAACGTTCAAAAACCCGTTCGATCTCCGGTTCTGCTTTTGCTTCGATTTTACTTGCGGGAGTGACCGAACCAACTGTTTACGGAATTGCGATCCCATTGAAAAAACCATTTGTTGCTGCTTGCATTGGTGCAGCTGCTGGTGGAGCTGTAATGGGATTTGCCCAAGTGAAAGCGATCGCTTTTGTATTTGGTAGTCTGACCACATTGCCTGCATTCATTTCCGGTACTTTTTTCTGGTACTTAGCAGGACTGGCTGTTAGTCTAGTCGTAGCAATGATCACTACTCTCGTTAGCGGGTTTGATGAAGACCTAATGTCTTATGAATAG
- the rbsD gene encoding D-ribose pyranase, translating into MKKGKVINSDISRVIAQMGHFDKLSIGDAGMPVPFGTEKIDLAVSNGLPSFLSVLENVLEELEVQSIELAEEIKTMNPEILEKIKLLLPDTPISFIPHEEMKKELNNCHAFIRTGEMTPYANIILVSGVVF; encoded by the coding sequence ATGAAAAAAGGAAAAGTAATCAATTCAGATATTTCACGAGTAATCGCACAAATGGGGCACTTTGATAAATTAAGTATCGGGGATGCAGGCATGCCTGTCCCCTTTGGTACTGAAAAAATAGATTTGGCTGTCTCAAACGGTCTTCCAAGTTTTTTATCTGTTTTAGAAAACGTTTTAGAAGAACTTGAGGTACAATCGATTGAATTGGCGGAAGAAATAAAGACAATGAACCCGGAAATATTGGAAAAAATCAAATTATTGTTACCAGATACACCGATTAGCTTTATCCCACATGAAGAAATGAAAAAAGAGTTGAATAACTGTCATGCATTTATTCGTACAGGCGAAATGACACCTTACGCCAATATTATATTAGTGAGTGGAGTGGTCTTCTAA
- the rbsK gene encoding ribokinase: MNTVTVIGSINMDTTLRLTNMPKPGETMHAHEIFHAGGGKGANQAVAAKRSGARTSFIGGVGADSEGQQLLDLLTKENIDTSGIAEIQGATTGQAMIMVDAAGENSILIHAGANNAFHEQEVLKNKQLITNSDFIIAQFESSLDATILAFSIAKDAGKTTILNPAPARETIPTELLEKTDIIIPNETETEIITGIRVTDHNSLVAAAEKLHELGIGTVIITLGSAGAFYHTEKEHGIVPAFKVDAVDTTAAGDTFIGALSSTLQPDLSNLKEAILYGNLASSVAVQSYGAQPSIPYREALEQSAV, translated from the coding sequence ATGAACACGGTTACAGTAATTGGAAGTATTAATATGGACACTACCCTTCGTTTAACCAACATGCCCAAGCCAGGCGAAACGATGCATGCGCATGAGATTTTTCACGCTGGCGGAGGTAAAGGTGCCAACCAAGCAGTGGCAGCCAAACGTTCAGGCGCACGGACATCTTTTATTGGAGGCGTTGGGGCTGACAGCGAAGGACAACAGTTATTAGATCTACTGACAAAAGAAAACATCGATACATCTGGGATAGCTGAAATCCAAGGCGCCACAACCGGACAAGCAATGATTATGGTAGACGCAGCAGGAGAAAATAGTATCTTGATCCATGCAGGGGCAAATAATGCTTTCCATGAACAAGAAGTCCTAAAAAACAAGCAACTGATTACAAACAGTGACTTTATTATTGCTCAGTTTGAAAGTAGCTTAGATGCGACGATCCTAGCTTTTTCTATTGCAAAAGACGCAGGAAAAACAACGATCCTGAATCCTGCACCAGCTCGTGAAACGATTCCTACTGAACTACTTGAAAAGACAGATATCATTATACCAAATGAAACAGAAACAGAAATCATTACAGGAATCAGAGTGACAGATCATAACAGTTTGGTCGCAGCAGCCGAAAAACTCCATGAATTAGGTATTGGAACAGTAATCATTACACTAGGCAGTGCCGGCGCTTTCTATCATACAGAAAAAGAACACGGTATCGTCCCTGCTTTTAAAGTGGATGCCGTTGACACAACAGCCGCAGGTGATACATTTATTGGCGCATTAAGCAGCACACTTCAGCCAGACCTTAGTAACTTGAAAGAAGCGATCCTTTATGGAAATCTAGCCTCTTCTGTTGCTGTGCAGTCTTATGGTGCGCAACCTTCTATCCCTTACCGCGAAGCTTTAGAACAATCAGCAGTCTAA
- the rbsR gene encoding ribose utilization transcriptional repressor RbsR: MVKKKITIKEVAKLSGVSITTVSLILNGNTEKFSPKTVQKVLAAKEELGYQPDYFARQMITKETKTIGVLVPDITNPFFSTLMRGIEDILYKQNFVTILCNADSDHQKEIEYLAELTRRGVDGFIIATSAVSTDAINENLKKQGRPFIVLDQKKSEGFSDAVRTDDFRGGYLAGMHLLSLGHQTIALVYPENPPENVHARIEGFKSALDVYQIPHDQLILLPTQFSKQGGYQITAELLDSAATGVFALNDELAFGLYRGLEEAGKSIPEDYSIIGYDNIDMCEYIKPKLTTIAQPIFELGQTSAKLLLDRIQFPEKEWEEKRLPVRLEKRFSTAPLK, from the coding sequence ATGGTGAAAAAAAAGATCACAATCAAAGAAGTCGCTAAACTTTCCGGCGTTTCAATCACAACTGTCTCCTTGATATTAAATGGAAATACGGAGAAATTCAGTCCGAAAACTGTTCAGAAAGTTTTAGCTGCCAAAGAAGAATTAGGCTATCAGCCTGACTATTTTGCTAGACAAATGATTACCAAGGAAACGAAAACAATTGGTGTACTCGTTCCTGATATCACGAATCCATTCTTCAGTACACTGATGCGAGGAATTGAGGATATCTTGTATAAGCAGAATTTCGTCACGATATTATGTAATGCTGATTCTGATCATCAAAAAGAAATCGAATATCTAGCCGAGCTCACACGTCGAGGTGTGGATGGATTCATTATCGCGACTTCTGCTGTCTCTACAGATGCAATCAACGAAAATTTGAAAAAACAAGGCCGGCCCTTCATTGTTTTGGATCAGAAAAAATCTGAAGGATTTAGTGATGCCGTACGAACAGACGATTTTCGCGGTGGTTACCTAGCGGGCATGCACTTGCTTAGTCTAGGACATCAAACGATCGCCCTTGTCTATCCTGAAAATCCACCGGAAAATGTCCACGCTCGGATTGAGGGGTTTAAATCTGCTCTTGATGTTTACCAAATCCCTCACGACCAACTGATCCTCTTACCTACACAGTTCTCAAAACAAGGTGGCTACCAGATCACAGCAGAACTTCTTGATTCTGCTGCAACTGGTGTGTTTGCTTTAAATGATGAATTAGCTTTTGGATTATATCGCGGATTAGAGGAAGCTGGAAAAAGCATCCCTGAAGACTACAGCATTATTGGCTATGATAATATAGATATGTGCGAGTATATCAAGCCGAAACTGACAACGATCGCACAACCAATCTTCGAATTGGGACAAACATCTGCCAAGTTATTGTTAGATCGGATCCAATTCCCAGAAAAAGAATGGGAAGAAAAAAGATTACCTGTACGATTAGAAAAAAGATTTTCAACTGCACCCTTGAAATAG
- a CDS encoding cysteine hydrolase, whose product MNDLKENMIFDLSKTAFVAIDMQKEIVNNGTLSPHTAASILTNNDLLVRTLKRTAALKVLVNVDISTFPYLSQQTDMGGMTASVPPEFTDLLLKDSLKDTDNMLTITKYNPSAFFGTSLDLQLRRRGIETIILSGVATTNGVYATALDAFQHGYHIVLAEDACSDRDKESHQLFIKKIFPKTARVRSTKQIIEAIQQSK is encoded by the coding sequence ATGAATGATTTAAAGGAAAATATGATTTTTGATTTATCAAAAACTGCTTTTGTCGCGATCGACATGCAAAAAGAGATCGTAAATAACGGTACACTCTCTCCACACACTGCAGCATCTATTCTGACAAACAATGATTTGTTAGTAAGAACATTGAAACGTACCGCTGCCTTGAAAGTTTTAGTGAACGTAGACATCTCCACTTTCCCTTATTTGAGTCAACAAACTGATATGGGTGGAATGACTGCTTCTGTACCTCCAGAATTCACTGATTTACTTTTGAAGGATTCTTTGAAAGATACAGATAATATGTTGACTATCACAAAATACAATCCAAGTGCTTTTTTTGGTACTTCTCTTGATCTTCAACTTCGCCGGCGTGGAATCGAAACTATCATTTTAAGCGGTGTAGCGACAACAAACGGTGTATATGCTACTGCATTAGATGCCTTTCAACACGGGTACCATATCGTGCTTGCTGAAGATGCTTGCAGTGATCGTGACAAAGAATCCCATCAATTGTTCATAAAAAAGATATTTCCGAAAACTGCACGAGTACGCTCAACGAAACAAATAATCGAAGCTATCCAACAAAGCAAATAA
- a CDS encoding ABC transporter ATP-binding protein, whose amino-acid sequence MKYVEVKNEYKRYKMGETTITANDDISFSIEKGELVIILGPSGAGKSTILNILGGMDTPDEGQIIIDDTDIAQFSDKQLTAYRRTDVGFVFQFYNLVPNLTAKENVELATEVSPDALDPVEVLRQVGLAHRLNNFPSQLSGGEQQRVSIARALAKNPKLLLCDEPTGALDFETGKQVLKLLQNASRQHGNTVLIITHNSALAPIADRVIHINDAKVRSVELNDHPSSIDEIVW is encoded by the coding sequence GTGAAGTATGTCGAAGTAAAAAATGAATACAAACGATACAAAATGGGAGAAACGACCATTACAGCAAATGACGATATTTCTTTTTCAATTGAAAAAGGCGAATTAGTGATTATACTTGGTCCAAGTGGAGCAGGAAAGTCAACGATTCTTAATATTTTAGGTGGGATGGATACACCTGATGAAGGTCAGATCATTATTGATGACACAGATATTGCGCAATTTTCAGATAAACAGCTTACTGCTTACCGACGAACAGATGTAGGGTTCGTTTTCCAATTCTACAATCTCGTTCCTAATCTAACAGCAAAAGAAAATGTGGAATTGGCAACGGAAGTTTCTCCTGATGCGCTTGATCCTGTAGAGGTATTGAGGCAAGTGGGCCTAGCTCATCGATTGAATAACTTTCCGTCCCAATTATCAGGAGGCGAACAGCAGAGGGTTTCAATTGCTCGTGCACTAGCTAAAAATCCCAAACTTCTTTTATGTGATGAACCGACAGGCGCGCTGGATTTTGAAACGGGCAAGCAAGTATTGAAATTATTGCAAAACGCTAGCAGACAACACGGCAATACCGTTTTGATCATTACACATAATTCTGCTTTAGCGCCCATCGCTGATAGAGTCATTCACATTAATGATGCTAAAGTAAGGTCTGTTGAATTAAATGATCATCCTTCATCCATTGATGAGATTGTATGGTAG
- a CDS encoding FtsX-like permease family protein: MKTRTYLKAGFREIRQSKGRFIAIILIVMLGTLLFVGVKTAGPVMQKTMDHYVGTAGLSDLQIVSTGGLTQKDIAQAEKIPDAKVETGKQIYYSNTGKNEVIQIFSYNKNNKQNKLQLTDGKLPEKPNQLVLDEKAEDEGYKIGDIYQIDSDELKEKEYTITGFVRSPLFINNLERGYANVGNGSVDYFVYLPESVFKTDIYSVLYLDFTNVKNLNTYSKAYKDKMEQNQEKAEKYLQDRPEERLEELKKSANEELEPAQQKIADGKAQTTQARTRLEDAKKQLAQQSATIQQLPEAQRTIAVQTLSQQEAQLAEQERQLVEKERELASAEEELNRNAEKIENLTKPSYLYNERSENVGFQEFGDLSDRIAAIANVFPVFFFFIAALITFTTMTRMVEENRREIGTLKALGYTKVEIAKKYAIYASLASGIGIVLGTILGTNLLPRIIFELSNERYDIGSALIFYDWPPILQAAAAFFIAAFGAAMIVLFKDLRERPAALLQPKAPKPGKRIFLEYITPLWSRLSFNQKISYRNLFRYKSRMLMAIIGIAGCAGLMVAGVGLKDSLSSVSAKQFGPIIDYQAIVTLDSSTEDSRQKAADMLQKQEKVNEILAIHTQTVELRKKGHASQSLTVIVPSKTADLDRFIHLTDLEENPRSLPKTGIAITQKVAELFDLSTGDHISLYDEDQKEWKVEVKEIVKNYLGSFIYMSPEYYASVTDQSMMDNAFLLRTDKMTTKEEEMLSEKLLATDAVTNTSFMSKQIETQEESMANLDSVVLIFVVLSGLLAFIVLYNLTNINISERVRELSTIKVLGFFDKEVTMYIVRENIIFTLLGIIGGFGVGYILTDFILQQASMENVIFPLVITWWAYVLSAGLTIVFTVIVMIVTHFKLKHIDMIDALKSNE; encoded by the coding sequence ATGAAAACAAGAACATATCTTAAAGCAGGTTTTCGCGAAATTCGGCAATCTAAAGGACGATTCATTGCAATCATCCTTATTGTCATGCTAGGAACACTTTTATTTGTAGGTGTCAAAACTGCTGGACCTGTCATGCAAAAAACGATGGATCACTATGTTGGTACAGCAGGACTTTCTGATTTGCAAATCGTTTCTACTGGTGGCTTGACACAAAAAGATATTGCTCAAGCAGAAAAGATCCCAGATGCAAAAGTAGAAACAGGAAAACAGATCTATTATTCCAATACTGGCAAAAACGAAGTGATTCAAATATTTTCTTATAACAAAAATAACAAGCAGAACAAGCTACAATTAACTGATGGAAAACTCCCGGAAAAACCAAACCAGCTTGTATTGGATGAAAAAGCGGAAGATGAAGGGTATAAAATCGGTGATATTTATCAGATTGATTCAGATGAATTGAAAGAAAAAGAGTATACCATCACGGGCTTTGTCCGTTCTCCATTGTTCATCAACAATTTGGAGAGAGGATACGCGAACGTCGGAAATGGTAGCGTCGATTATTTTGTCTATTTACCTGAATCCGTTTTTAAAACAGATATTTATTCTGTCTTATATCTTGATTTTACAAACGTAAAGAATTTGAATACGTACAGCAAAGCTTACAAAGATAAAATGGAGCAAAATCAAGAAAAGGCAGAAAAGTATTTACAAGATCGACCCGAAGAACGCTTAGAAGAGCTGAAAAAATCGGCCAACGAAGAATTAGAACCGGCACAGCAAAAAATAGCGGATGGCAAAGCACAAACAACGCAAGCAAGAACACGGTTAGAAGATGCTAAAAAACAGTTAGCGCAACAGTCAGCAACTATCCAGCAGCTTCCTGAAGCGCAACGAACAATCGCTGTTCAAACATTATCTCAACAAGAAGCTCAACTTGCTGAACAAGAAAGGCAATTAGTTGAGAAAGAACGTGAACTGGCCTCTGCAGAGGAAGAATTGAATCGAAATGCAGAAAAAATTGAAAATTTAACTAAACCATCATACCTATACAATGAACGTTCAGAAAATGTCGGTTTTCAAGAATTTGGTGATCTGTCTGATCGTATCGCTGCGATTGCCAATGTTTTTCCTGTTTTCTTTTTCTTTATTGCCGCATTGATCACCTTTACGACAATGACACGTATGGTAGAAGAAAACCGCAGGGAAATCGGGACATTAAAGGCGTTAGGTTATACGAAAGTTGAAATCGCAAAAAAATATGCAATCTATGCAAGTCTAGCCTCAGGGATAGGTATTGTTTTAGGAACGATATTAGGAACGAATCTTTTGCCAAGGATCATTTTTGAGCTGTCTAACGAGCGGTATGATATTGGGAGTGCGCTTATTTTTTATGACTGGCCGCCGATTTTACAAGCAGCTGCCGCATTCTTCATTGCCGCATTTGGCGCTGCAATGATCGTTTTATTCAAAGATTTAAGAGAACGGCCTGCTGCATTGCTTCAACCGAAAGCACCGAAGCCAGGGAAACGCATTTTTCTTGAATACATCACTCCGCTGTGGTCACGCCTTAGCTTTAATCAAAAAATCAGTTACCGAAATCTCTTCCGATATAAGTCAAGAATGCTTATGGCGATTATCGGAATTGCTGGATGTGCCGGGCTGATGGTTGCAGGCGTGGGATTGAAAGATTCTCTAAGTTCTGTTTCAGCCAAACAATTTGGACCGATCATTGACTATCAAGCAATCGTTACATTGGATTCATCCACGGAAGATAGTCGTCAAAAAGCAGCGGATATGCTGCAGAAGCAAGAAAAAGTAAATGAGATCCTAGCTATTCATACTCAAACCGTAGAATTGAGAAAAAAAGGACATGCTTCGCAAAGTCTGACAGTGATCGTACCAAGTAAAACAGCTGATTTGGATCGTTTTATCCATTTAACTGATCTTGAAGAGAACCCACGCTCCTTGCCTAAAACAGGAATCGCTATTACGCAAAAAGTAGCAGAACTATTTGACTTATCTACAGGAGATCATATTTCGCTTTATGATGAAGATCAAAAAGAATGGAAAGTCGAAGTAAAAGAAATCGTGAAAAACTATCTAGGTAGCTTTATTTATATGTCCCCTGAATATTATGCTTCAGTTACTGATCAATCGATGATGGATAATGCATTTTTGCTGCGTACAGATAAGATGACAACAAAAGAAGAAGAAATGCTTTCCGAGAAACTGCTTGCCACAGACGCTGTGACAAATACGTCTTTCATGTCCAAACAAATCGAAACGCAAGAAGAATCAATGGCGAACTTAGACTCGGTTGTCTTAATCTTTGTCGTATTATCAGGACTGCTGGCTTTTATCGTCTTGTATAATCTAACTAATATCAATATTTCCGAGCGTGTACGCGAATTATCTACAATAAAAGTCCTTGGATTTTTTGATAAAGAAGTCACGATGTACATTGTTCGAGAAAATATCATCTTTACTCTTTTAGGAATCATCGGAGGATTTGGTGTAGGATATATATTGACTGACTTCATCTTGCAACAAGCGTCTATGGAGAATGTCATCTTTCCATTAGTGATCACATGGTGGGCTTATGTCTTATCAGCAGGATTAACTATCGTATTTACGGTTATTGTGATGATTGTTACCCATTTCAAATTAAAGCATATCGATATGATTGATGCGTTGAAATCGAATGAATAA
- the treC gene encoding alpha,alpha-phosphotrehalase, with amino-acid sequence MTFKDKVIYQIYPKSYKDSNGDGIGDLKGIKEKLPYLNDLGIDMIWLNPIYPSPQKDNGYDISDYTAIDPIFGTMEEFEQLIAEAKKYRIEIMLDMVLNHVSTEHEWFKKALAGDQHYQDFFILREEPTDWVSKFGGSAWSPFGDTGKYYLHLYDRTQADLNWRNQAVREELFKVVRFWMEKGVKGFRFDVINVIGKDEQLKNNKENDGKPEYTDKPITHTYLKELNQATFGTDSTIITVGEMSSTTIENCILYTEPSREELSMVFNFHHLKVDYENGNKWSTPPFDFAELKRLFHTWGEKMSEGNGWNALFFNNHDQPRALNRFVAIDQYRKQGAEMLATMIHLNRGTPYIYMGEEIGMIDPDYSSISDYIDVESLNAYKLLLEQGFTEKEAFRRIKAKSRDNSRTPMQWSDTEQAGFTTGKPWLKVGGKLEEINVEKELSSEDSILSYYKKLIRLRKTYPIVAQGDYHAYEANHPEVYGFLRQFEGQQLLVLTNFYDKDTRIAIPEGFTEANILIDNYSDTVLHQSLELKPYQAIALLKN; translated from the coding sequence ATGACATTTAAAGACAAAGTCATTTACCAAATCTATCCCAAATCTTACAAAGACAGTAATGGTGATGGAATTGGAGATTTAAAAGGAATCAAAGAAAAACTCCCGTATCTGAATGATCTAGGCATCGACATGATTTGGCTAAACCCTATTTATCCAAGCCCTCAAAAAGACAACGGTTATGATATCTCTGATTACACAGCCATCGATCCTATCTTTGGTACGATGGAGGAATTCGAACAGCTAATAGCCGAAGCAAAGAAATACCGGATAGAAATCATGCTCGATATGGTGCTGAATCACGTTTCGACAGAACATGAATGGTTCAAAAAAGCACTAGCAGGGGACCAGCATTATCAGGACTTCTTCATTTTAAGAGAAGAGCCAACGGATTGGGTATCAAAATTTGGTGGAAGTGCTTGGTCGCCATTTGGAGATACGGGGAAATATTATTTGCACTTATATGATCGGACACAAGCTGACTTGAACTGGCGGAACCAAGCAGTAAGAGAGGAACTATTCAAAGTTGTTCGTTTTTGGATGGAAAAAGGGGTAAAAGGATTCCGTTTCGATGTTATCAATGTTATCGGTAAAGACGAACAATTGAAAAATAATAAAGAAAATGATGGCAAACCTGAATATACGGACAAACCAATCACCCATACGTATCTAAAAGAATTGAACCAAGCAACGTTTGGGACGGATTCCACTATCATCACAGTCGGTGAAATGAGCTCTACGACGATCGAAAATTGTATCTTGTATACAGAACCTAGTAGAGAAGAATTATCAATGGTCTTTAATTTCCATCATTTGAAAGTCGATTATGAAAATGGGAATAAATGGTCTACTCCTCCATTTGATTTTGCAGAATTAAAGCGACTATTTCATACATGGGGAGAAAAGATGAGTGAGGGTAACGGCTGGAATGCTCTATTTTTTAATAATCATGATCAGCCACGTGCGCTCAATCGATTTGTAGCTATCGATCAGTATCGAAAACAAGGAGCAGAGATGCTAGCAACCATGATCCATTTGAACCGTGGGACGCCCTATATTTATATGGGAGAAGAAATCGGCATGATCGACCCAGACTATTCATCGATTTCCGACTATATTGACGTAGAAAGTTTGAATGCTTATAAGTTACTCCTTGAACAAGGATTCACAGAAAAAGAAGCGTTTCGTCGGATCAAAGCAAAATCTCGCGATAACTCTCGAACACCCATGCAATGGTCAGACACAGAACAAGCAGGATTTACTACAGGGAAACCTTGGTTAAAAGTTGGAGGCAAGCTAGAAGAGATTAATGTAGAAAAAGAACTATCTTCTGAAGATTCTATTTTGTCCTATTACAAGAAATTGATTCGGCTGAGAAAAACATATCCAATCGTTGCACAAGGAGATTATCATGCTTATGAAGCAAATCATCCGGAAGTTTATGGCTTTCTTCGCCAATTTGAAGGACAGCAGCTGCTTGTATTAACAAATTTCTATGATAAAGATACAAGGATCGCCATCCCAGAAGGATTCACAGAAGCCAATATTCTTATCGATAATTATTCCGATACTGTTCTTCATCAAAGTCTGGAGCTAAAACCATACCAGGCAATTGCTTTGCTGAAAAATTAA
- a CDS encoding AI-2E family transporter, which yields MIDDIFAINLYHFPFIPAFVYNEVIDKGGKRVKKETDTTNRLIRFLGGKTSYYVLGIVILLALIIYFFHQISFIFKPVGIIIATILPPLLFALILYYLLEPVIKRLSKHLSRNLSVIIVYVIILFLLGLGSIWLIPFLEEQAKTLISSLPDLFQDFQESLRQFLEKTPFADSFNQFFASIDDVTSDIAGFIGNYWESGAQRISNIFSTVTAIFITLFTGPIVAFFLLRDPQKFYQSVLAIVPPAFRTDFKNLTKIANQQLGSFLKGQIIASFILGAVYWVCFLLIGLEFASVLAISAGLLCIIPYIGPFIAFFPGLIIAFQDSTFMAVKFVIVWFAVQLLHGDLVIPRVMGDRLQIHPITILIVLLVMGDLMGIVGVIFGIPIYTLVKLLVTFIFRKFKQRYNKFYGDKGEYENSSFSEEDYFK from the coding sequence ATGATTGACGATATTTTTGCAATCAACCTCTATCATTTTCCTTTTATACCCGCTTTTGTCTATAATGAAGTTATAGATAAAGGAGGAAAAAGAGTGAAAAAAGAAACAGATACAACGAATCGTTTGATCCGCTTTTTAGGAGGAAAAACCTCTTACTATGTTTTAGGAATAGTTATCTTACTTGCGCTGATCATTTATTTTTTCCATCAGATCTCGTTTATATTCAAGCCTGTCGGAATCATTATCGCTACTATCTTGCCCCCATTATTGTTTGCACTGATCTTGTATTATCTTTTGGAACCAGTCATCAAACGTTTGAGCAAGCACCTTTCGAGGAACTTGTCAGTCATTATCGTTTATGTGATTATTTTATTTTTATTGGGGCTTGGAAGCATATGGCTTATTCCTTTTCTTGAAGAACAGGCAAAGACATTGATCAGTAGTTTGCCAGATTTGTTTCAAGATTTTCAAGAGAGTCTCCGACAATTTTTGGAGAAAACACCTTTTGCCGATTCATTTAATCAATTTTTTGCTTCTATTGACGACGTGACGTCTGATATAGCTGGATTTATTGGAAATTATTGGGAAAGTGGCGCACAACGGATCAGCAACATTTTTTCAACTGTTACAGCTATTTTTATTACTTTATTTACTGGTCCAATTGTCGCTTTTTTCCTTTTGAGAGATCCTCAAAAATTTTATCAGTCAGTTTTAGCGATTGTCCCACCAGCATTTCGTACAGATTTTAAAAATTTGACAAAGATTGCTAATCAACAATTGGGTTCATTTCTAAAGGGGCAAATCATTGCTTCATTTATCCTTGGAGCAGTCTACTGGGTTTGTTTCTTACTGATCGGATTAGAATTTGCTAGTGTTTTAGCTATTTCTGCTGGGTTGTTATGTATCATTCCATATATTGGGCCGTTTATCGCCTTCTTTCCAGGTTTGATCATTGCATTCCAAGACTCTACTTTTATGGCTGTCAAATTTGTCATTGTCTGGTTTGCCGTACAACTTCTCCACGGTGACTTGGTGATTCCTCGAGTAATGGGTGATCGTTTACAGATCCATCCGATTACGATCTTAATCGTTTTACTTGTCATGGGTGATCTAATGGGAATTGTGGGCGTTATTTTTGGTATTCCTATCTATACGTTAGTCAAATTACTCGTTACTTTTATTTTCCGTAAATTCAAACAACGCTACAATAAATTTTATGGCGATAAAGGAGAGTATGAAAACTCTTCATTTTCTGAAGAAGATTATTTTAAATAA